A window from Tenrec ecaudatus isolate mTenEca1 chromosome Y, mTenEca1.hap1, whole genome shotgun sequence encodes these proteins:
- the LOC142435550 gene encoding cytochrome c oxidase subunit 6B1-like, whose translation MAEDIKTKIKNYRTAPFDSRFPNQNQTRNCWQNYLDFHRCEKAMNAKGGDVSMCQWYQRVYKSLCPISWVTAWDDRRAQGTFPGKI comes from the coding sequence ATGGCAGAAGACATCAAGACCAAAATCAAGAACTACCGAACTGCGCCTTTTGACAGCCGCTTCcccaaccagaaccaaacaaggaACTGCTGGCAGAACTACTTGGACTTCCACCGCTGTGAGAAGGCGATGAATGCCAAAGGGGGCGACGTCTCCATGTGTCAGTGGTATCAGCGCGTGTACAAGTCCCTCTGCCCCATTTCCTGGGTGACCGCCTGGGATGACCGCCGGGCACAAGGCACATTTCCCGGGAAGATCTGA